One Cryptomeria japonica chromosome 9, Sugi_1.0, whole genome shotgun sequence genomic window carries:
- the LOC131059144 gene encoding fasciclin-like arabinogalactan protein 8, translating into MEAPRQHCFFYLTVVILSWCFCTCSAHNITKVLAGHPSLGLFNEYLTKTRIADDVNSRSVVTVLAVSNASVEAMLSRGHGLQTLKHVFTLHVLLDYLDNAKLHNIRKGTMLSTSLFQASGAAKGMNGFINITDMKKGVVGFRAVADGHGSNPDAYYMKSIISEPYNLSIVQISNMIVPSRIAEAPTVAPEEVNITQILIRTGHETFARLLNQTGVLKTYEEVLAAGGLTVFAPNDGAFRGKLIKKFKALPANLQAKLLEYHAREGYSPLGTLRSSRANLTTLASGGRLRYSLSVSKNGESSAKVHSGVNTAVISGTLVDDQPLVIFSIDKVLQPLQIFGTVPGPAPAESPARAFSPPAPPKEDSVVPAPEPDTDLAAPDKSKANLNAGKLSPAGIGIAVLSLAAALGHM; encoded by the coding sequence ATGGAGGCTCCGCGGCAGCATTGTTTCTTCTATCTCACAGTTGTGATTCTGAGCTGGTGCTTCTGTACTTGCAGTGCACACAACATTACGAAGGTGCTGGCAGGGCACCCATCGCTGGGGCTGTTCAACGAGTACCTCACGAAGACAAGGATCGCAGATGATGTAAACAGTCGATCTGTGGTTACAGTCCTCGCAGTCTCCAACGCATCCGTGGAGGCCATGCTTAGCCGAGGTCACGGGCTCCAAACCCTGAAGCACGTTTTCACTCTGCACGTCCTGCTGGACTACCTCGACAATGCGAAGCTGCATAATATTCGGAAAGGCACCATGCTTTCGACCTCGCTCTTCCAGGCGTCGGGAGCCGCGAAAGGAATGAACGGCTTCATCAACATTACCGACATGAAGAAGGGAGTCGTAGGGTTTCGAGCGGTTGCGGATGGCCACGGTTCGAACCCTGATGCTTACTACATGAAGTCGATTATCTCAGAACCCTACAATCTTTCTATTGTGCAGATTAGCAACATGATCGTGCCGTCGAGAATAGCCGAAGCGCCGACGGTAGCTCCCGAGGAGGTGAATATTACTCAAATTTTGATACGCACCGGCCATGAAACGTTTGCTCGCCTGCTGAACCAGACCGGCGTGCTGAAAACCTATGAAGAAGTCCTCGCCGCCGGCGGCCTTACAGTATTTGCCCCAAATGATGGTGCATTTCGCGGAAAATTGATCAAGAAGTTCAAAGCCCTTCCGGCGAATCTTCAGGCAAAGCTGCTGGAATACCATGCGCGGGAGGGTTACAGCCCCTTAGGGACGCTGCGCTCTTCTAGAGCTAATCTTACAACCCTAGCCTCTGGAGGTCGCCTGCGCTACTCACTTTCGGTGAGTAAAAATGGTGAATCTTCTGCAAAGGTGCACAGCGGTGTCAACACTGCGGTTATTTCAGGAACCCTTGTTGATGATCAACCACTGGTCATTTTCTCCATTGATAAGGTTCTCCAGCCTCTTCAAATATTTGGCACTGTTCCGGGTCCGGCTCCTGCCGAATCTCCAGCTCGGGCATTTTCTCCTCCGGCGCCTCCCAAGGAGGATTCCGTTGTTCCGGCGCCGGAGCCTGATACCGATTTGGCAGCCCCGGACAAATCCAAGGCTAATCTTAACGCCGGGAAATTGTCGCCTGCCGGAATCGGGATCGCTGTTCTTTCGCTAGCAGCAGCTCTTGGTCACATGTAG